Proteins from a genomic interval of Deltaproteobacteria bacterium:
- a CDS encoding TolC family protein, translating to MATNSASIGSKLRRRLVWSLLLAVLGARVDAADCDSVVAAAVAEDPAIRAAQAAVSEARAGASALRWLDPPEVRLRSDAATRNDQARLGVRWPLPGPGVASASAQAAQAREAMALAEVDALAARTAAAVRADCAELRHAREQRELSEHLMTAAARHSQAVQTRTSAGISTALAEEHALLDAAEAQEQALQARAREDAAVTAMRRWTAEPLALDRHVCIAPAEINAEDAAGRHPSVRLARAAVLAAESEDLAVQRRHWLWPSFVQVSWVRELSERHDGVLVETGVKLPLPDKETAASAARLDTRRFELQAAERRAEAEITAAAAAAGEAAAAVNRMEAGADSLARAQALVGSGTEAGADPQELWRLDRRLAERRQRLSTARYQAELKCIELRRMLGQR from the coding sequence ATGGCAACGAATTCGGCGTCAATTGGCAGCAAGCTGAGGCGCCGTCTCGTCTGGTCGCTGCTGCTAGCGGTCTTAGGCGCTCGGGTGGATGCCGCGGATTGCGACAGCGTGGTGGCGGCGGCGGTGGCCGAGGATCCGGCGATTCGCGCAGCGCAAGCGGCGGTGAGCGAGGCCCGCGCCGGTGCCAGCGCGCTGCGCTGGCTCGACCCACCCGAGGTGCGCCTGCGTAGCGATGCGGCGACGCGCAATGATCAGGCCAGACTCGGCGTGCGCTGGCCGCTGCCGGGGCCGGGTGTTGCCAGTGCTTCGGCGCAAGCGGCGCAAGCACGTGAGGCGATGGCGCTGGCCGAAGTCGACGCCCTGGCCGCACGCACCGCCGCAGCCGTACGCGCCGACTGCGCTGAGTTGCGCCACGCGCGCGAGCAGCGCGAGCTGAGCGAGCACCTGATGACGGCGGCGGCCAGGCACTCGCAAGCGGTGCAGACGCGTACCAGCGCGGGCATCAGCACGGCGCTGGCGGAGGAGCACGCTCTGCTTGACGCCGCTGAAGCACAGGAGCAGGCGTTACAAGCCCGCGCCCGCGAGGATGCTGCGGTCACTGCCATGCGGCGGTGGACGGCGGAGCCGCTCGCGCTTGATCGCCACGTCTGTATCGCACCGGCTGAGATCAACGCCGAAGATGCCGCCGGCCGGCATCCGAGCGTGCGGCTTGCCCGGGCCGCAGTCTTGGCCGCAGAGTCCGAAGACCTAGCAGTGCAGCGCCGACACTGGCTGTGGCCGTCGTTCGTACAAGTCAGCTGGGTGCGTGAGCTGAGCGAGCGACACGATGGCGTGCTGGTGGAGACCGGCGTCAAGCTGCCGCTGCCGGACAAAGAGACGGCCGCCTCCGCGGCGCGGCTGGACACCCGCCGCTTCGAGCTGCAAGCGGCCGAGCGCCGGGCGGAGGCGGAAATCACGGCGGCGGCCGCGGCTGCGGGCGAGGCCGCCGCCGCCGTTAACAGAATGGAGGCCGGTGCCGACAGCTTGGCGCGCGCGCAGGCACTGGTTGGCAGCGGCACGGAGGCGGGCGCCGACCCGCAGGAGCTGTGGCGGCTCGATCGCCGCCTGGCCGAGCGGCGACAGCGTCTCAGCACCGCTCGTTATCAAGCAGAACTCAAGTGCATAGAACTGCGGCGAATGCTGGGCCAGCGCTGA
- a CDS encoding DUF4956 domain-containing protein: MVDFFDLFNTGLGPVSWEQAALCLLLAFVLGKVVAVTYERTHFGLSFSRSFAQALVLAAVVASMLMLAIGDNLARGLGILGTVALVRFRTNVPDSRDMIFMFAALAVGIAAGVRSYPVALVGALGFAGAAHALNWEPLKVRQRFDGMLRFWLARDAVSWAGVQAALDTHCDTAVLVAMRDLAQGDTIEYAYQLKLRRGATQDQLFHALAAVPGTGGITFMIEDAHGEI; encoded by the coding sequence GTGGTAGATTTCTTCGATCTCTTCAATACCGGTCTGGGGCCGGTGTCGTGGGAGCAAGCCGCGCTCTGCCTACTGCTGGCGTTTGTTTTGGGCAAGGTGGTGGCGGTGACCTACGAGCGCACGCACTTCGGCTTGTCCTTTTCGCGCAGCTTTGCCCAGGCGCTGGTGCTGGCCGCGGTGGTGGCTTCGATGCTGATGCTGGCGATCGGCGACAACCTGGCGCGCGGGCTGGGCATCCTCGGCACGGTCGCGCTGGTGCGCTTTCGCACCAACGTGCCCGATAGCCGCGATATGATCTTCATGTTCGCGGCGCTGGCGGTCGGCATTGCCGCCGGGGTGCGCAGTTACCCGGTGGCGCTGGTGGGCGCGCTCGGCTTTGCCGGCGCGGCGCACGCGCTCAACTGGGAGCCGCTCAAGGTGCGCCAGCGCTTCGATGGCATGCTGCGCTTCTGGCTGGCGCGCGACGCCGTCAGCTGGGCGGGCGTGCAGGCCGCCCTTGACACCCATTGTGATACAGCGGTGCTGGTGGCAATGCGTGATCTCGCCCAGGGCGACACCATCGAGTACGCCTATCAGCTCAAGCTCAGGCGCGGCGCCACGCAGGACCAGCTCTTCCATGCCCTCGCTGCGGTGCCCGGCACCGGCGGTATCACCTTCATGATCGAAGACGCTCACGGCGAGATATGA
- a CDS encoding polyphosphate polymerase domain-containing protein has translation MIDLSGAGQSVIARYEFKYRIAPAMVAPIRAAVRRFCQSDDASVRAPYVISSLYLDSPRRVLYRHTKERRPRRYKLRIRRYDSGSLYFEVKRREKGVIVKSRVAVDPEHWPAVLLDPRTLGRCRLSPADTRKLQDFLDRSLRIGAEPATVVRYRREAYVSRADDYGRVTFDCQLEALRPQGYEIPIGDEAAWLPFDDPQRFGLPISAVILELKCLTAVPLWMSDLAVRFNLQALGFSKYGGGVETVGGLPFGRDRQRRPAPWVRRSPW, from the coding sequence ATGATCGATCTGAGCGGGGCGGGCCAAAGCGTCATCGCGCGCTACGAGTTCAAGTATCGCATCGCACCGGCTATGGTCGCGCCCATCCGCGCGGCGGTGCGGCGCTTTTGCCAGAGCGACGACGCCAGTGTGCGTGCGCCCTACGTGATCTCGAGTTTGTATCTCGACTCGCCCCGGCGCGTGCTCTACCGGCACACCAAGGAGCGCCGCCCGCGGCGCTACAAGCTGCGGATTCGCCGCTATGACAGCGGATCGCTGTACTTCGAGGTCAAGCGCAGGGAGAAAGGGGTGATCGTCAAGAGCCGCGTGGCGGTTGATCCGGAACACTGGCCGGCGGTGCTGTTGGATCCGCGTACGCTCGGCCGCTGCCGGCTGTCGCCGGCTGATACCCGCAAGCTGCAAGATTTTCTCGATCGCAGCCTACGCATCGGCGCCGAGCCGGCAACCGTGGTGCGCTACCGGCGCGAGGCCTATGTTAGCCGCGCCGACGATTACGGTCGTGTGACATTTGACTGCCAGCTGGAAGCGCTACGCCCGCAGGGATACGAGATTCCGATTGGCGACGAAGCCGCCTGGCTGCCGTTCGATGACCCGCAGCGCTTCGGCCTGCCGATATCCGCCGTGATCCTGGAGCTGAAGTGCCTGACCGCAGTGCCGCTGTGGATGAGTGACTTGGCGGTGCGATTCAACTTGCAAGCGCTCGGTTTCAGCAAGTACGGCGGTGGTGTCGAAACCGTCGGCGGCTTGCCGTTCGGCCGCGACCGGCAGCGGCGCCCGGCGCCCTGGGTGAGGAGGTCGCCGTGGTAG
- a CDS encoding HlyD family efflux transporter periplasmic adaptor subunit — protein sequence MNEHGRWRRWLVWTAAAGAAAGLWWYQEPGRNALPAVVGAARHQLGALEAARLQAVFVKPGDAVRAGQPLAQFDCSAIDADLGVARAQSQEQLAEVEALAVQLAADARRRRLEIETEAARVRAAIASAKGLQQAQQAELNALSEQMQRLDQAIRTRLAEADKVAALRSRQLRLISRTQQAPETVRAWVEVAEQVRSALDSLDGDDIAVRVRPLRARVETQSQRIQQLLERQARCTVRSPADGQVSSVLHAAGDAISPGSTVAVVVGTQAAYVTAYLAEDARRPPRVGEAVVVAARQRPGAAGARGVVARIGPEIVELPARLWYAPNRPQYGRPVHIEVDAGADLLPGELASVRGTGGEAQAAPVAAALAFPARVPGGLGRRTRLELSGLVWLPGRSRFLLVSDDTGLAGVDEGAPWVFSGDAEGQLDPEPLLLDGVEAVSDLESATRAPDGTIYLLASQSVSRKGNRPVKRQWLLRVQEAPPGLRVIGKLALYDQLLARIESDRRAELGVSVQLDIEGMAWHAGGLLLGLKSPLDAAGRARLWYLADADSLLAATEPPAEYGEKLSLFGALALPSCASGAAGGISDLYLEGKRLYVLSTLSEGPACGSAWRVDLPLGQASPHKLADWPDLRPEGIARAGSGPLLIAFDNGAAVPSFAHLAQ from the coding sequence ATGAACGAGCACGGGCGCTGGCGAAGGTGGCTGGTGTGGACGGCGGCGGCCGGCGCCGCGGCCGGGTTGTGGTGGTATCAGGAGCCCGGGCGCAACGCGCTGCCGGCAGTCGTCGGTGCCGCCCGCCATCAGCTCGGCGCCCTCGAAGCCGCACGCCTGCAAGCGGTCTTCGTCAAACCCGGTGACGCGGTGCGCGCCGGCCAGCCGCTGGCACAGTTCGACTGCAGCGCCATCGACGCCGATCTCGGCGTTGCCCGCGCCCAGTCGCAGGAGCAGTTGGCGGAGGTCGAGGCCCTGGCGGTGCAACTGGCGGCGGATGCCCGCCGCCGGCGCCTCGAGATCGAAACTGAAGCGGCGCGGGTGCGGGCCGCCATTGCAAGCGCCAAAGGATTACAGCAAGCCCAGCAGGCCGAGCTCAACGCCCTCAGCGAACAAATGCAGCGGCTCGACCAGGCGATCCGCACCCGGCTGGCCGAGGCCGACAAGGTTGCCGCGCTGCGCTCGCGCCAGCTGCGGCTGATCAGCCGCACTCAACAGGCGCCGGAAACGGTACGTGCCTGGGTGGAAGTCGCGGAGCAGGTCCGCAGCGCGCTCGACAGCCTCGACGGCGATGACATCGCGGTGCGCGTGCGCCCGCTGCGGGCGCGGGTCGAAACCCAGAGCCAGCGCATCCAGCAATTGCTGGAGCGCCAGGCCCGCTGCACCGTCCGCAGCCCGGCCGACGGCCAAGTGTCGTCGGTGCTGCACGCTGCGGGTGATGCCATATCACCCGGATCTACGGTGGCGGTGGTGGTCGGAACGCAGGCCGCCTACGTCACGGCTTACCTGGCGGAAGACGCGCGGCGGCCGCCGCGGGTGGGTGAAGCGGTGGTGGTGGCAGCGCGACAGCGCCCGGGCGCCGCCGGCGCCCGCGGGGTGGTAGCCCGCATCGGCCCGGAGATCGTCGAACTGCCGGCGCGGCTGTGGTACGCCCCCAACCGGCCGCAATACGGCCGCCCCGTTCATATCGAGGTCGATGCCGGCGCCGATCTGCTCCCGGGCGAGCTGGCTTCGGTCCGCGGCACCGGCGGCGAGGCCCAAGCCGCCCCGGTAGCGGCCGCGCTGGCGTTTCCGGCGCGGGTTCCCGGCGGCTTGGGCCGCCGTACCCGGCTGGAGCTCAGCGGCCTGGTCTGGTTGCCTGGGCGTAGCCGCTTCCTGCTCGTCAGCGACGACACCGGGCTAGCGGGCGTCGATGAGGGCGCGCCGTGGGTCTTCAGCGGGGATGCCGAGGGCCAGCTCGACCCCGAGCCGCTACTGCTCGACGGGGTAGAGGCGGTGTCTGACTTGGAGTCGGCGACACGCGCGCCCGACGGTACGATATATCTCCTGGCCTCACAGAGCGTGAGTCGCAAGGGCAACCGGCCGGTGAAACGGCAGTGGTTGCTGCGCGTGCAAGAGGCGCCGCCGGGGTTGCGCGTGATTGGCAAGCTGGCGCTCTACGATCAGCTTCTGGCCCGAATCGAGAGTGATCGCCGTGCGGAGCTGGGAGTGTCGGTGCAGCTGGATATCGAGGGCATGGCCTGGCATGCCGGCGGCCTGCTGCTGGGCCTGAAGTCGCCCCTCGACGCTGCCGGACGGGCGCGGCTGTGGTATCTCGCCGATGCCGACAGCCTGCTGGCGGCGACCGAGCCGCCGGCAGAATACGGCGAGAAGCTGTCGCTGTTCGGTGCCCTGGCGCTGCCGAGCTGCGCCAGCGGCGCCGCCGGCGGCATCTCTGACTTGTATCTCGAAGGCAAACGGCTGTACGTGCTCTCGACCCTCTCCGAGGGCCCGGCGTGCGGTTCGGCTTGGCGAGTGGATTTGCCGCTCGGTCAGGCGTCGCCGCACAAACTCGCAGACTGGCCTGACTTGCGGCCAGAGGGCATCGCCCGTGCCGGCAGCGGGCCGCTGCTGATCGCCTTCGACAACGGGGCCGCGGTACCAAGCTTCGCCCACCTGGCGCAGTGA
- a CDS encoding CotH kinase family protein: protein MRTYPGCVVGALLLTCGAMSANRAFAAPLLLNEYNAVRSDQFLNGGDAGADDDGGQAADPFFGRVAGNGGDWFELVVVADNLDIRGWQVAVSDNDGATQAVLTFSNAALWSNLRAGSIITVAEDSPEDVSYDPAGNDWWINLRAGLNGTGTYVSATDFETSNNNTQFEIRSAQNIAVFGPAGEGIRPTSGINSREVFQLQADPAAVIGPQSNVFGNAVTSTFGAPNVYGAGAHVQDFFALRSSTPADDQDRDGIADCADNCPAQPNLDQRNSDGDEFGDACDADQGGEPGPGLPPGGCEPNPFDTSRLLQVEVRITQANWDALRLQTRRLTDVFQCSMTPTPTDPFTFFPADVVVDGTLIANAGVRKKGFLGSLDSTRPSLKVKFSEFAPDQRWLGLERLTLNNGRQDDSRIKQCVGYHLMAAAGVHAPRCSMAQVRVTTESGTQDLGIYANVESIDDTFLDRSFGSHSGNLYEATGGDFRPTRLVGLASKNNEGSNDRSDIEALSQLLGSSADEDLFTALEPLVNRDAFLSYWVMEALTGHWDSYSGGTNNNYFVYHNRADDRFYFIPWGMDDILGQGSLFFADGPVAPLLWARGKLPRRWYLHPQGAQQYVERMQALFDTVWNEAAILAEIDQAQALVAPVMGDITTRVESVRNFVTDRRAKFSAEFADGPPPWTEELPFGFPCLRQVGELAVDFTTTWMRTIPQTPPRGTRVSVSGSLYDYTLPDDLGLLMLTAGGPDSAMMGSTGLLRLIFTLADLGLYVVQVNLPASQVAPGNQIAIEGDFMNAFVSVDSELKPTLLGVLTEGLVTLDSEQASAVPGQIIAGHFEAKVAQFAPAPGSCPNDCSGDHEVTVDELVAGVNIALGAADAGSCRPADRDEDFTVTIDELVRGVNAALEGCPLVSTFITIPEN, encoded by the coding sequence ATGAGGACGTATCCAGGGTGCGTTGTCGGCGCGCTGCTGCTGACCTGCGGGGCGATGAGTGCGAATCGCGCGTTCGCGGCGCCGCTGCTTCTCAACGAGTACAACGCAGTCCGTTCCGATCAGTTCCTCAACGGCGGCGATGCCGGTGCGGACGATGATGGCGGCCAGGCGGCCGATCCGTTCTTCGGCCGCGTTGCCGGCAACGGCGGCGATTGGTTCGAGCTAGTGGTCGTCGCCGACAATCTCGACATCCGCGGTTGGCAGGTCGCCGTCAGCGACAACGACGGTGCGACCCAAGCGGTCCTGACTTTCTCCAACGCTGCACTCTGGTCGAACCTGCGCGCCGGCAGCATTATCACCGTTGCCGAGGATAGCCCGGAGGATGTCAGCTACGACCCGGCGGGCAACGACTGGTGGATCAACCTGCGCGCCGGCCTTAACGGCACCGGCACTTATGTCAGCGCCACCGACTTCGAGACCTCCAACAACAATACCCAGTTCGAGATTCGCAGCGCGCAGAACATCGCCGTTTTCGGCCCGGCCGGCGAGGGTATTCGCCCGACCAGCGGCATCAACAGCCGCGAGGTGTTTCAATTGCAGGCCGACCCCGCGGCCGTGATTGGCCCGCAGTCGAACGTCTTCGGCAACGCTGTCACCAGCACCTTCGGCGCGCCTAACGTCTACGGCGCCGGCGCTCACGTCCAGGACTTCTTCGCCCTGCGCTCCAGCACGCCCGCGGACGACCAGGACCGCGACGGCATCGCCGACTGCGCCGACAACTGCCCCGCACAACCCAACCTCGATCAGCGTAACAGCGACGGTGATGAGTTTGGCGACGCCTGCGACGCGGACCAGGGCGGCGAGCCCGGCCCCGGACTGCCGCCCGGTGGCTGCGAGCCTAACCCGTTCGACACCAGCCGCCTACTGCAAGTCGAGGTGCGCATCACGCAAGCCAACTGGGACGCCCTGCGCCTGCAAACCCGCCGCCTCACCGATGTGTTTCAGTGCAGCATGACGCCGACCCCGACCGATCCCTTCACCTTTTTCCCCGCAGACGTGGTCGTCGACGGTACCCTGATCGCCAACGCCGGCGTACGCAAGAAGGGCTTCCTCGGCTCGCTCGATAGCACCCGGCCATCGCTGAAGGTCAAGTTCTCCGAATTCGCGCCGGACCAGCGCTGGCTGGGGCTGGAGCGGCTCACGCTCAACAACGGCCGGCAGGACGACTCGCGCATCAAGCAATGCGTCGGTTACCACCTGATGGCCGCCGCCGGCGTGCACGCGCCGCGCTGCAGCATGGCGCAAGTGCGCGTCACCACCGAAAGCGGCACGCAGGATCTCGGCATCTACGCCAACGTCGAGAGCATTGACGACACTTTCCTCGATCGGTCGTTCGGGAGCCACAGCGGCAACTTGTACGAGGCCACCGGCGGTGATTTTCGCCCGACGCGGCTGGTCGGCCTGGCCAGCAAGAACAACGAAGGCAGCAACGACCGTAGCGACATCGAGGCGCTCAGCCAGTTGCTCGGGAGCAGCGCCGACGAGGACCTGTTCACCGCCCTCGAGCCGCTCGTCAACCGCGACGCCTTCTTGAGCTACTGGGTCATGGAGGCGCTCACCGGGCACTGGGACAGTTACTCCGGCGGCACCAACAACAACTACTTCGTCTACCACAACCGGGCCGACGATCGCTTCTACTTCATTCCTTGGGGCATGGACGACATCCTCGGGCAGGGCAGCCTGTTCTTCGCCGACGGTCCGGTGGCGCCGCTGCTGTGGGCGCGCGGTAAGCTGCCGCGGCGCTGGTATCTCCACCCGCAGGGGGCGCAGCAGTATGTCGAGCGCATGCAGGCGCTGTTCGACACGGTGTGGAACGAAGCCGCCATCCTCGCCGAGATCGATCAGGCGCAGGCGCTGGTGGCTCCGGTCATGGGTGATATCACGACACGGGTAGAGTCGGTTCGTAACTTCGTGACCGATCGCCGCGCTAAGTTCAGTGCCGAGTTCGCCGACGGGCCCCCGCCGTGGACCGAAGAGCTGCCTTTCGGCTTCCCCTGCCTGCGCCAGGTCGGCGAGCTGGCGGTCGACTTCACCACCACGTGGATGCGGACCATCCCGCAGACGCCGCCGCGGGGCACGCGCGTCAGTGTCAGCGGCTCGCTCTACGATTACACGCTGCCGGACGACCTCGGCTTGTTGATGCTCACCGCCGGCGGGCCCGACAGCGCGATGATGGGCAGCACCGGTCTGTTGCGGTTGATCTTCACGCTCGCCGATCTCGGCCTCTACGTCGTGCAAGTCAATCTGCCGGCGTCACAGGTCGCCCCCGGCAACCAGATTGCAATCGAGGGCGACTTCATGAACGCCTTCGTCTCGGTCGACAGCGAGTTGAAACCCACACTCCTAGGTGTGCTCACCGAAGGGTTGGTGACACTCGACAGTGAGCAGGCCTCGGCCGTGCCCGGCCAGATAATCGCCGGACACTTCGAGGCCAAGGTGGCGCAGTTCGCGCCGGCGCCCGGCAGTTGCCCCAACGACTGCAGCGGCGACCACGAGGTTACTGTCGATGAGCTGGTAGCCGGCGTCAACATCGCGCTGGGCGCCGCCGATGCGGGCAGTTGCCGCCCGGCCGATCGCGACGAGGACTTCACCGTCACCATTGACGAGCTGGTGCGGGGCGTCAACGCGGCGCTGGAGGGTTGTCCGTTGGTGTCGACCTTCATCACGATTCCGGAGAACTGA
- a CDS encoding PAS domain S-box protein translates to MMELVYDSSLEAHLRRIEGYMRGCQLLMYPRTRSPLRDELAAFMREVGPEVVDAWVQLIGPALSIPEPERPGISAAMNDALQRWGNHVADPKDIETYVYLRSHARRGFISQFSASRFLSGQMKLRHMLTDRLREHYAGQPEKLEALSALLQQEFQERLLHITDFFVEGREEDLREQEASYRKFVDNAPAAMFALDYDIATVIDANIVAERMMGYRRDEMAGMRLWDLVPPGERSRAQRLLEQAKQRGHSSREDLHLLTRLGDLLPIIFTAGLIEYGQRRYFHIICVDMSDRKRLESQLIQSEKMAAIGQLAAGIAHEIRNPLGIIMNALYDLSELIDAANPEVQEDLQIAKDEMARVQEIINNLLEFSRESRAELERVDINELLRKTLQLLSKSLQNADVRVVTDFALAAPCLANQNALRQIFLNLITNAVQAMPRGGELRVRTAARPDNRILIEFADTGVGIPEDQLKDIFNPFFTTKAPGQGTGLGLSVVHSVVKRFDGDITVHSKVDEGTTFIIELPCHCDGAAKEVVVH, encoded by the coding sequence ATGATGGAGCTGGTCTACGATTCCTCGTTGGAAGCGCACTTACGGCGCATCGAGGGATACATGCGCGGCTGCCAGCTGCTGATGTATCCGCGTACCCGCAGCCCGCTGCGGGACGAGTTGGCGGCCTTCATGCGCGAGGTCGGCCCCGAGGTGGTCGACGCCTGGGTGCAGTTGATCGGCCCGGCGCTGAGCATCCCCGAGCCCGAGCGCCCCGGCATCAGCGCGGCCATGAACGACGCCCTGCAACGCTGGGGCAACCATGTCGCCGACCCCAAGGACATCGAGACCTACGTTTATCTGCGCAGCCACGCCCGGCGCGGCTTCATTTCACAGTTCTCGGCCTCGCGCTTTCTCAGCGGTCAGATGAAGCTGCGCCACATGCTCACCGACCGGCTGCGCGAGCATTACGCCGGCCAGCCGGAAAAACTCGAGGCCTTGTCGGCGCTGTTGCAGCAAGAGTTTCAGGAGCGGCTGCTCCACATTACCGACTTCTTTGTTGAAGGTCGCGAGGAGGACCTGCGCGAGCAGGAGGCCAGCTACCGCAAGTTCGTCGACAACGCCCCCGCGGCCATGTTTGCGCTCGACTACGACATCGCCACGGTGATCGACGCCAACATCGTCGCCGAACGAATGATGGGCTACCGGCGCGATGAAATGGCCGGCATGCGCTTGTGGGACCTGGTGCCGCCCGGAGAGCGCTCGCGCGCCCAGCGCCTGCTTGAACAAGCCAAGCAGCGCGGCCACTCTAGCCGCGAGGACCTCCACCTGCTCACCCGCTTGGGCGACTTGCTGCCGATCATCTTCACCGCCGGCCTGATCGAGTATGGCCAGCGGCGCTACTTCCACATCATTTGCGTCGACATGTCGGACCGCAAACGGCTCGAAAGCCAGCTGATCCAGTCGGAGAAGATGGCCGCCATCGGCCAGCTCGCCGCCGGCATTGCGCACGAGATCCGCAACCCGCTCGGCATCATCATGAACGCGCTCTACGATTTGAGCGAGCTGATCGACGCCGCCAACCCCGAGGTGCAGGAAGACCTTCAGATCGCCAAGGACGAGATGGCGCGGGTGCAGGAGATCATCAACAACTTGCTGGAATTCTCGCGCGAGTCGCGTGCTGAATTGGAGCGCGTCGACATCAACGAATTGCTGCGCAAGACGCTGCAGCTGCTGAGCAAGAGCCTGCAGAACGCCGACGTGCGCGTGGTCACCGACTTCGCCCTGGCCGCGCCCTGCCTGGCCAACCAGAACGCCTTGCGGCAGATCTTCCTCAATCTGATCACCAACGCGGTGCAAGCCATGCCGCGCGGCGGCGAACTGCGGGTGCGCACGGCGGCGCGCCCCGACAACCGCATCCTGATCGAGTTCGCCGACACCGGCGTCGGTATTCCCGAGGATCAGCTGAAGGACATCTTCAATCCCTTCTTCACCACCAAAGCTCCCGGCCAAGGCACCGGTCTGGGGCTCTCGGTTGTGCACTCCGTGGTCAAGCGCTTCGACGGCGACATCACGGTGCACAGCAAGGTCGACGAAGGCACCACCTTCATCATCGAGTTGCCCTGCCACTGCGACGGGGCAGCCAAGGAAGTCGTGGTGCACTAG
- a CDS encoding response regulator, protein MSAEYESSEPKKRLLLIACSSNFRRTLERILCRCGYAVDGAESGEDALVRFEPGAYDAVISEVFLPGSVCGLTVLEQVHRKQPTLPIIILAEGETTRLRAALADCKTVSCLSLPVDVDQLKDTLAARTGVGGPPIAG, encoded by the coding sequence ATGTCCGCCGAATATGAATCGAGCGAACCGAAGAAGCGCTTGCTGCTGATTGCTTGCAGCTCCAATTTTCGCCGCACGCTGGAGCGCATCCTGTGCCGCTGTGGCTATGCCGTCGATGGGGCCGAGTCCGGCGAGGATGCCTTGGTTCGCTTCGAGCCCGGCGCCTACGATGCGGTCATCTCGGAGGTGTTCTTGCCCGGGTCGGTGTGCGGCTTGACCGTGCTCGAACAGGTACACCGCAAGCAGCCGACCCTGCCCATCATCATTCTCGCCGAAGGCGAAACCACCCGCTTGCGGGCTGCCCTAGCAGACTGCAAGACGGTGAGCTGTCTGTCGCTGCCGGTGGACGTGGACCAGCTCAAGGACACGCTGGCCGCGCGCACCGGCGTCGGCGGGCCGCCGATCGCCGGCTGA
- a CDS encoding sigma-54-dependent Fis family transcriptional regulator, whose product MPATRILLVEDEVNMVRTLAKILERKGYQVESAANGQVALQQLGTHDIDVVITDLNMPVMDGMELIRTMHARQLTPVTIVLTGHGTLQSAVEAMKLGAADYLIKPCHPDELLIVVERQLEARRLRREVTQLRAQLRKYDRYGQIIGTSEPMQEIYRVIEAVSRNKSNVLIYGENGTGKELVARTIHGKSPLAERPFQAVNCGALAETLLESQLFGHRRGAFTGAVEEPEGVFQAADGGTLFLDEISEIPLSLQVKFLRAIQEKEVTPLGSTKAVPVDVRIIAATNRDLEAAMREGTFRSDLFYRLNVVPLHLPPLRERPDDIPLLVNHFVAEFSHAYGVEPKRVTPEAMRRIVEYRWPGNIRELQNVIERAFALSAEPVITEHDLPAGLLSSGESLAGAQALAEPVPFDELERLNILAALRKSSGNKNEAARLLQIDRQRLYRKLEKYGLG is encoded by the coding sequence ATGCCAGCCACCCGTATTCTGCTCGTCGAGGACGAGGTCAACATGGTGCGCACGTTGGCCAAGATCCTCGAACGCAAAGGCTACCAGGTCGAGTCGGCCGCCAATGGGCAAGTGGCCCTGCAGCAGTTGGGGACACACGACATCGACGTGGTCATCACCGATCTCAACATGCCGGTCATGGACGGCATGGAGCTGATCCGCACGATGCACGCGCGCCAACTGACGCCGGTGACGATCGTGCTCACCGGCCACGGCACGCTGCAATCCGCGGTCGAGGCGATGAAACTGGGAGCCGCCGACTACCTGATCAAACCTTGCCATCCCGACGAGCTGCTCATCGTCGTCGAACGCCAGCTCGAAGCCCGGCGCTTGCGGCGCGAGGTGACGCAGCTGCGCGCTCAGCTGCGCAAGTACGATCGCTACGGGCAAATCATCGGCACCAGTGAGCCGATGCAAGAGATCTATCGCGTGATCGAGGCGGTCAGCCGCAACAAGAGCAACGTGCTCATTTACGGCGAGAACGGCACCGGCAAGGAACTGGTCGCCCGCACCATCCACGGCAAGAGCCCGCTCGCCGAGCGCCCGTTTCAAGCGGTCAATTGCGGCGCGTTGGCGGAGACCTTGCTCGAAAGCCAACTCTTCGGCCACCGCCGCGGCGCCTTTACCGGGGCGGTGGAAGAGCCCGAGGGCGTGTTTCAAGCCGCCGACGGCGGCACGCTGTTTCTCGACGAGATCTCGGAGATTCCGCTATCGCTGCAGGTGAAGTTCCTGCGCGCGATCCAAGAAAAGGAAGTCACCCCGCTGGGCTCGACCAAGGCGGTGCCGGTCGACGTGCGCATCATCGCCGCCACCAATCGCGATCTCGAGGCGGCGATGCGCGAGGGTACTTTCCGCAGCGACCTGTTCTACCGCCTCAACGTCGTTCCCCTGCACCTGCCACCGCTGCGCGAGCGCCCTGATGATATCCCGCTGTTGGTCAACCACTTCGTCGCTGAGTTCAGCCACGCATATGGCGTCGAACCCAAACGGGTCACCCCCGAAGCCATGCGGCGCATCGTCGAGTACCGCTGGCCGGGCAACATCCGCGAGCTGCAGAACGTCATCGAGCGCGCCTTTGCCCTCTCCGCCGAGCCGGTGATCACCGAGCACGACCTGCCCGCCGGCTTGCTCAGCAGCGGCGAATCGCTCGCCGGGGCGCAGGCGCTGGCAGAACCCGTCCCCTTCGACGAGTTGGAGCGGCTGAACATCCTGGCCGCCCTCAGGAAGAGCAGCGGCAACAAGAACGAAGCCGCCCGCCTGCTGCAGATCGATCGCCAGCGCCTCTACCGCAAGCTGGAGAAGTATGGCTTGGGGTGA